From Humisphaera borealis, the proteins below share one genomic window:
- the gndA gene encoding NADP-dependent phosphogluconate dehydrogenase → MPGQAFGVIGLEVMGRNIALNIERNGFPIAVFNRTFSKTQEFLADEAKGKNAKGAEKIEDFVKLLDRPRRILMMVKAGFATDATIKWITPFLEPGDILIDGGNSLYTDTERRATELAPTGIKFFGMGVSGGEEGALWGPSIMPGGDRESYEHLKPILDKIAAKAPSDGVPCVTYCGERGAGHFVKMVHNGIEYGDMQLIAEAYDLLKNVGGLNNHQLREVFAEWNRSELQSFLIDITEKVINFGDPQDPTDGPPRPLVEQIRDVVGMKGTGTWTIKAGLDLLVPIPTMAAAVDMRELSMLKGEREAASKVLSGPSPAKTTGDLKQFINDVKDALYCSKIASYAQGMALLAAANKTKEQGGFDFKMNLPDLPMIWRAGCIIRAVFLEEITQAFKKNPSLPNLFLDDKFKEMVAARQAAWRRIIKVGVDNGIGLPAFSGSLAYYDSYRRARLPGNLIQAQRDFFGAHTYERTEKPGTFIHTEWSAK, encoded by the coding sequence ATGCCTGGTCAGGCTTTCGGAGTCATCGGTCTTGAAGTCATGGGTCGCAACATCGCGCTGAATATTGAGCGCAACGGCTTCCCGATCGCGGTGTTCAACCGCACCTTCTCGAAAACGCAGGAGTTCCTCGCCGACGAGGCCAAGGGCAAGAACGCCAAGGGTGCCGAGAAGATCGAAGACTTCGTCAAGCTGCTGGATCGGCCACGCCGCATTCTGATGATGGTCAAGGCCGGCTTCGCGACCGACGCCACCATCAAGTGGATCACGCCCTTCCTCGAGCCCGGCGACATCCTGATCGACGGCGGCAACTCCCTCTACACCGACACTGAACGCCGTGCCACCGAACTGGCCCCCACCGGCATCAAGTTCTTCGGCATGGGTGTCTCCGGCGGTGAAGAAGGCGCTCTCTGGGGTCCGAGCATCATGCCCGGCGGCGACCGCGAGAGCTACGAACACCTCAAGCCCATTCTCGACAAGATCGCCGCCAAGGCACCCAGCGACGGCGTGCCCTGCGTCACCTACTGCGGCGAACGCGGCGCGGGTCACTTCGTCAAGATGGTCCATAACGGCATCGAATACGGCGACATGCAGCTGATCGCCGAAGCTTACGACCTGCTCAAGAATGTCGGCGGACTGAACAATCACCAGCTCCGCGAAGTGTTCGCCGAATGGAATAGGTCGGAGCTCCAGAGCTTCCTGATCGACATCACCGAGAAAGTCATCAACTTCGGTGACCCGCAGGACCCGACCGACGGACCGCCGCGGCCGCTGGTCGAACAGATTCGCGATGTGGTCGGCATGAAGGGCACCGGCACGTGGACGATCAAGGCCGGCCTGGACCTGCTGGTGCCGATCCCCACAATGGCCGCCGCCGTCGACATGCGCGAACTGAGCATGCTCAAGGGCGAACGCGAAGCCGCCAGCAAGGTGCTCAGCGGCCCGTCCCCGGCCAAGACCACCGGCGATCTGAAGCAGTTCATCAATGACGTCAAAGACGCGCTGTACTGCTCCAAGATCGCCAGCTACGCCCAGGGCATGGCCCTTCTGGCGGCGGCGAACAAGACCAAGGAGCAAGGCGGGTTCGACTTCAAGATGAACCTCCCCGACCTGCCGATGATCTGGCGTGCCGGGTGCATCATCCGCGCCGTCTTCCTTGAAGAGATCACGCAAGCTTTCAAGAAGAACCCCAGCCTGCCGAACCTTTTCCTGGACGACAAGTTCAAGGAGATGGTTGCCGCACGCCAGGCGGCATGGCGCCGAATCATCAAGGTCGGTGTGGACAACGGCATCGGCCTGCCGGCGTTCAGCGGATCCCTCGCGTACTACGACAGCTACCGCCGGGCCCGCCTGCCGGGCAACCTGATCCAGGCCCAGCGCGACTTCTTCGGTGCTCACACCTACGAGCGCACCGAAAAGCCGGGCACTTTCATCCATACCGAGTGGTCTGCAAAGTAG